The Fuscovulum sp. sequence ATCGTCTTGCCGCTGTCGTCGATCAGGAAGAACTCCAGCTCCATGGCCACGACAGGCGTCAGGCCGCGTTCCTTGAACTTTTCCACCACCGACCGCAGCGCATGGCGGGGGTCACCCTCATAGGGCGTGCCGTTTTCACGGAACATCCAGATCGGCAGCAGCGCGGTGGGCGCCTCAAGCCATGGCATCGGCATGAAGCCGCGTTCGGTGGGTTTCAACACCCCGTCCTGATCACCCTGTTCAAACACCAGCGGGCTGTCGTCGATATCTTCGCCCCAGATATCCAGGTTCAGAACCGAAAAGGGGAACCGCGTCCCGTTCTTGGTCACATTTTCCGCAAAGCGGGCCGGAACGCGTTTGCCGCGCGCCTGCCCGTTTAGATCCACGGCCGCGACGCGAATGGTGCGGACATCGGGATGCTTTCTCAGCCAATCCTTCATCATCGTTTTTTTCAGGCGGGGGAGCATATGCCCGGCCCCGATCCTTCCCCTGTGTTCGATCCCATGTCCGCCGGGCCCCATGCCCTGCGCCGCAGCTTGTGCAGACCCGGCCGGCGGCCGGGGAATTTGATCAAATCAAGGTTACTATCGGATCACCTGCGCACGCAAGCGGATTCTGCCCGTCATATTTGAAGGCAAATGCCGGTTCAGATAGCGGTTGATGCGGTTGAACACCCAGATCAGCAGCAGCGTGAGGATGATGAAATAGAACCCCACGATGGGATAGGGGATGAAAGGGTTGAAGGTCTTGTCGGCAAAAAAGTTGGCGTAATAAAGCGCGTCGCCCTTCTGCTGAAACGCCGGAAAGCCCGAAAAGTAGACCAGCGTCGTTGCGTGAAACAGAAAGATCGCCTCATTCGTGTAGGCAGGCCATCCCAGCCGCAGCATCGTGGGCCACAGGATGCGCCGGAACCGCGACCACCCCGTCAGGCCATAGGCATCCGCCGCCTCGACATCGCCCTTGGGCACGGATTTCAGCGCGCCATAGAAGATTTCGGCCGAATAGGCCGCCGTGTTCAGGAACAGCACGAACAGCGCCCCGGCCCAGGCGCGGGTTGTCCAGGCGGTTTCGATCGTGATGCCCATGACATTGATCCCGGCCTTGGGCAGCAGGACCAGCATTTCATAGGCCAGAAAGAACTGGATGAAGAGCGGCGATCCCCGGAAGACGAAGATGAACCATTCCGCGGGTTTGCGCGTCCAAGGGCTGCGGCTCGCCTTGGCCAGCGCAAGCGCATTGGCCAAAAAGAAGCCGAACAGTAGGGCCAGCACGCCGAAATAGATGTTCCAGATCATCCCTGACCCGATCAGCGTGAAATGCTGACACAGGGTGAAATCCGACCGGGGCAGCAGCCGCTCACCGATCCCGAGCGAGCGCAGGCCGTAGGCCTGAATGGTCTCGAAGCAGGTCATCGGCTCCATCTCAGGCCCCCGCCTTGCGCAACTGTTCGCCGCCCAGCGTGGCCTGTCCGCTGGACAGGCGCTGCGTCAGGCGACCCAGCACAATTTCCGACACCCGCGTGAAGGCAAGGTAGAACACCAGCAGGGCCAGGAAATAGAACACCCGCCAGTCGCCATGCGGATAGGGGTTGTTCCCGCTTGTCTTGGCGCTGCCCAATTCGCGCGCCCAATAGACGATGTCCTGAATCCCAAGCAGGAACAGCAAAGGCGTCGCCTTGATCAGGATAAGCCACAGGTTCGACAGGCCGGGCAGGGCAAAAACCCACATCTGCGGCACAAGGATCCGGCGGAACACCTGCCGCTGGGTCATGCCGTAGGCTTCGCCGGTTTCCAGTTGCGCCCGTGGCACCGCCTGCATCGCGCCGTACAGGACGTTCGCGGCAAAGGCCCCGAAGACCAGCGCAAAGGTAAAGACCGCAATCGCAAAGGCATAGGCCGAATGCCAGATCGCCGCGGATGTTGCCAAGGGCACCTTGGCCGCAGCACAGACCCGGAACTCGGTGCCCTGCCAGACCGGCTGGCTCAGATCATCGCAGACGAACAGGTGTTTGGCCCATTCCAGCCCTTGGTCCAACGCGATGACGAAAAACAGGAAATAGACGATGTCCGGTACGCCACGCACCGCGGCAATATAGCCGCGCCCGATCAGCGACACCGGCAAAACGGGTGAACGCGCCATCATCGCGCCGCCGAAGCCGAAGGCCAGCGCTGTGGGCGCGGTCACGGCCAGCAGCATCAGCACCGTCAGGAAAGACCAATAGAAATTGAAATGCGTCCCTGTGGTCAGGTAGCAGCTCAGCCAGGTCAAGCCGGACAGTTGCGAAGGATCGGCGCAATATTCGAACATCGGGGAAAGGGGGGCGGCGTGATCGCCGCCCCCGCCTGATCAGAAGGTCGCGGCTTCGGGGCCGAACCATTTGGTGATCATGGTGTTCAGCGTGCCGTCATCCTTCATCGACTGGATGGCTGCGTTCATCTTTTCCTTCAGCTCGGTGTCGGTTTCGCGCATGCCGATACCGACGCCGCCGCCAAGCTGCACTTCATTGGCCAGCAGAACGACTTCGCCGTTCGAATCTGCCGCGATCGGGGCGAGGTAATCCTTGTCCGCAAATACGGCATCCGCTTCGCCATTGCGCACAGCGGCCACGGTTTCATCCGGGGTCGCGAATTCCAGCAGGGTCGCGCCGGATTCGGCCACATAACCCGCCTGAATCGTGCCGGTTTGCGCGGCCACCACGGCGCCTTCGCCGACATTGGCATCCGCCGTCAGGGCCAGATAGGCCGAGGAGGCCGGGGGAATGTAGTTCTGGCTGAAGTCGATGACTTCTTCCCGCTCATCGGTGATCGACATGCCGGCCATGATCATGTCGTAGTTGCCCGACTGCAGGTTCGGGATGATCGAATCCCAGGCGTTCTGCACGAATTCACAGTTCAGCGATGCGCGCTTGCACAGCTCGTTACCCAGTTCGATTTCATACCCGGTCAGTTCGCCGGTGGCCTGATCGATATAGTTGTAGGGCTCATAGGCGCCTTCGGTGCCGATCCGGACAACGTCCTGCGCAAGCGATCCGCCGGCAGTCAGCGCCAGAAGCGCGGTGGCAAGCATCATTTTCTTCATTGGGTAGCTCCCTTGGGTTGATAGGCTATTGTTTTGGCCGCCTCAGGCGGTGGCAGACAGAAACCCGCGCAGCCTTTCGGTCTGCGGATTGCCGAACAGCCTGTCGGGCGGGCCTTCTTCTTCGATCTTTCCTTTGTGCAGAAAGATCACATGGTCCGATACATCGGCGGCAAGCTTCATGTCATGGGTGACAAGGATCATCGTGCGCCCCTCTTCGGCAAGCGCCTTGATGACCTTGACCACTTCCTGTTCCAGTTCAGGGTCCAGGGCCGAGGTCGGTTCATCGAACAGCAGCGCGCGCGGCTCCATGCAAAGCGCGCGGGCAATGGCCGCCCGCTGTTGCTGGCCGCCTGAAAGTTGGGCAGGCCAAGCGTCGCATTTCTCGACGATGCCCACCTTTGCCAGATAGGCGCGGGCCTTTTCCTCTACCTCTTTCGGATCGCGCTTCAGCACCGTGACCGGGGCCTCCATCACATTCTGAAGAATGGTCAGGTGGGACCACAGATTGAACTGCTGGAACACCATGGAAAGGTTCGTGCGCATCCGCATGACCTGCGCCTTGTCGGCGGGATGGCGGCTCGACCCGTGACCTTTCCAGCGGACGGCCTCGCCTTCGAACTCGATCTCGCCGTCCTGGCTTTCCTCCAGCATGTTGCAGCAGCGCAGCAGGGTTGATTTGCCTGAACCCGAAGATCCGATCAGCGAAATCACATGCCCACGCGGCGCGACAAGATCCACACCCTTGAGCACTTCAAGCTGACCATAGCTCTTGTGCAGGTTGCGAATGCGGATGACGGGCGTATCGGGGCTGTGATCTGTCACTTTGCTCGGTGCGCTGGTGAATGTGGTGGTGGAGTAAGGCGCATCATTCGGGGCAATGCAACGGCCATTCGGCACAACTTCCGCCGGGTCGCTGCCGATTTGATCAGTTTTCCTGCGCGATCTGTTCAGGCGATGGCGGGATGGGCACCGCAAGATAGGCCGATGCCGGAATCTGCACGATCCCGCGCAGACGCAGCCTTGCCCGATCTGCCGGGGTCAGCGCGGCAATCGCCTCGGCCACCGCCGCGCGGATGGCCTCGGCGTCGCGCCCCTTCGCGGTGATGTAGGGCAGGGCGGGGGTGGGATCTGTTGCCCCGATCACCTTGACGCGCGACATGTCTTCAAACTCGCACATGAGCGACCAGGTCAGCGCATCAATCGCCGCCAGTTCTGCCCGCCCCTCTGCTACGGCATGGGCCGAGGCGCGATGCGATCCGGTCTCCACCCCTGGACGCAGCCGGATGCCGGTTGCTGTGGCATGGTTGATCGGTGCCGCCCATCCCGATTGCGACAACCCGTCATTATAGGCCAGCGCCGCGCCTGCAAACTCAGCAAAGCGGCCGCGCGGATCGTCCGCCCGTGCGATCAGGATGGACCGGTAGTATCCGGGCGCGCAGCCGTCATTGCCGAAATCCGGCGTACCGACCAGCTCCACCCGGCCATGCAGCCGCGCCCGATAGGGAAAGCCGCAAGTCTGCGACAGGATCAGATCGGCGCTCTCCCATTGCGGCATCAGCACGGCATCCCCCCGGCGCAATGCCTCGGGCGCGGCGATCCCGCGCGCCGCCAGACCGTCGCGGATCAGCGCCCAATAGCGATCCGTCTCTGTTTGAAGTTCGGGGCGGTCATACATCGGCAGCGAGGCGAAGGGTCCGCTGATTGGGTGCAAAGTCATCGTCTTCCTGTTCTGGTTCATAGCCATGCAGCGTGCATGGTCAAAGGGCCTGTGGTCAGTTCACCCCAAGTGATCCTGCGCCGCGCCCAGATAGGTTTTAATGGCCAGCGTGATCGTCTGGTCGATGCTGACCGAACGGTCGCCGTAAATCTGCTGGCGGATGCCGTGGTAGAATATCGCGCCGTGCATCTGCCAGACCAGATCATGTGTCCCCGTCTGCTGCGCCGCAGGTGCGGGCTGACCAAAGGCGATGCAGGTTTCGGCCCAGATCGGGCCAAGCAGCGCGCTTTCCACCCGCTGGAGGTAGCGCGCGTTCAGATCAAGGCCCTTCAGCCCGGCAAAGAAGAATATCCGCAGCCAGTTCCGGTCAAACACCACCGAGGTGTAGCTCTGATAAAAACGGTGCAGCCGCGTCTCGATCGGAAGCTGCCGGTCACGGATCGTGTCCTCCCAGCCGCTTTGCCAGCGGTCAAGGTAGACGGCGCGATACACCTCATTCACCAGATCGTCTTTGGACGGGAAATAGCGATAGAGCAGCGGTTGCGTGATCCCCATCCGCTTTGCCAGCCCGCGCGTGCCGCCATCAAAGCCTTCATCGGCGAAATACAGGATGGCCTCGGCCAGCACTTCCTGCTTGCGCGCGGCGGGCGATAGGCGGGTGCGGCGGGCAAGCGGGGGTAGGGCGGTCGGGCTGTCTGGCTGCGTTTCGGGCTCTGTCACGTTCCATCACCTGTCCGCCCGGGGGCGTTGTCTCTTGCGTTGCGTGCTGACGGCGTTTTCTTTATCGTGCGATAAATAACAACGCGGCAGCGCCGCAAGAATAGCGGGAGGAGTGAGGATGGCAATGAAGGTCAATCGCGCCAAGATCTATGAGGCGGCGCAGGAACTGTCGAACTGGGGTCGCTGGGGGCCGGAGGATCAGATCGGAACCCTGAACCTAGTCACGCCCGAAGATGTGGCCGCCGCGGCAAAGCTGATCAAGCGCGGCAAGACATTCGCGCTGGGTCTGCCGTTGGATGAAAAGATCCAGTCGGGGTTGTTCGGGGGGCGCTGGAACCCGCTGCACCAGATGCTGGCGACCGGCACGGATGCGGTGGCGGGCGTGCAAGATGGGGATGGCAAGGCCTATCTGCGCTATGCCGATGATGCCATCAATCTGCCGATGCAGTGTTCAACGCAGTGGGACGCGCTGGCGCATATCTTTCTCGATGACAAGATGTGGAACGGCTACCCGGCCACGCTGGTCGACGTGCAGGGGGCCAAGAAGAACGGCATCGAACACACCCGCGACAAGATGGTGGGGCGCGGCGTCCTGCTGGATGTGGCGCGGTGGAAGGGGGTCGATTCCCTGCCCGACGGCTATCCGATCACCAACGCCGATCTTGATGCCACGGCGGCGGCACAGGGGGTGGACATCCGGCGCGGCGATTTCGTGATCGTGCGCACCGGCCATCAGGAGCGTTGCCTCGCCAAAGGTGACTGGACCGGCTATGCGGGCGGCGATGCGCCGGGCCTTGCCTTCGAGACGGCCTACTGGATCCGCCAGCACGACATCGCGGCGATCTGCGCCGATACCTGGGGTTGCGAAGTGCGTCCGAATGAAACGGATGAGGCGAACCAGCCTTGGCATTGGGTGGTGATCCCGGCCATCGGGATCACCATGGGCGAAATCTTTTTCGTCAAGGAACTGGCCGAGGATTGCGCGGCGGATGGGGTTTACGAATTCTTCTTCTGCGCGCCGCCGATGAACGTGCCGGGGGGATGCGGGTCGCCCATCAACCCGCAGGCCATCAAGTAACGGGATAATCCGGGGCGGCGGGAACAACCGCCGTCTCGGCCATAATGCGGGCAAGGTTGGGGTTGTTGCGGCCGTCTTGGTTGCTGCCCTCATCCGGCCCTGCAAAGATATAGCGGCCCAGACGTTGCGCCGTCGCATGGGCCAGTGCGGCGGCGGCGTGGCGTTCGGTGCTATAGGCTGCCAGCGCCTGCGTCACCGTTCCTGCCGTCAGGTGCCGCGCCAACGCCTCGGCATCAGCGGCGGCCTTGGTCACCCCCATGCCGACATGGGGCCGCGCGACACAGGCGGCATCCCCGGCAAGGGCCACGCGTCCGGCGGCAAAGACGGGCGAGAGATGGTCGTAGATCGGGGTGAAGAAGGGCCGCTCGGACCGAGCGAGAACCTCAAGGAACGGTTTGGCAAGATGGTTGCGGGCAAAACCCTGCATCCGGTCCAGCACATCATCACGCACCAGTGGCGGCGGGATGGTGACAGGGTGATGAATGCCCTTGGCATCGGTCAGCATGTCGGCCAGTTCGCCCGCCTCAACCGGGGCATACCAGACAAAGTTGTATCGCCGGTGTCCCGGCCGCAGGTCATTGCCGGGCCCTGCAATCGGATACCCAAGGATCTGCGTGCCCTGCGGCAGGAAAAACCCGAAACTGTCGAACACCTGATCGCGAAGGTCGGGATGCAGGTCCGCTTCACGGGCCAGACAGCGCCAGACGACATAGCCGGAATAGACGGGCTGCACCTCTGGCTGCATCTGTCCGCGCAGGGCAGAGCGGAAGCCATCCGCCCCGATCAGCACGTCAGCCTCGAACTGGCTGCCATCTTCGCAGGTCAGCTTGACGCTGTCGCCATGGTCATCATAGCGCGCCACCGCCTTGTCGAGGCGATAGCCACCATCCGGCACCAATGCGCGCAACAGGGAATGAACGCGGTCCCATGAGGTGACGATCTGCGGCAAGGGCAGGGTGGCGACGCGATCACCTGCCAAATCAAAGGCCGCCCGATCCTGCACCTGCACGCCCAACTCGGTGATTGGCGCCCCGGCGCGGGCAATCAGATCCAGCAGCAGGTCATGGGTGACGATCCCCGCGCCGCGCCCCGACAATTCGCTGCGCGACCGTTCCAGAACAACCGTGTCCCACCCGGCCTTGCGCAGAAAGGCGGCGCAGAACAGCCCGCCGATGGAACCGCCACAGATGACCGCACGCCGAGACATCCAGACTTCCTTGCCAGATTTCGTTATTTATCATATTATAAATAAGAACACCAAAACGCAACGGAGAGCTGCAATGTCCGCCCATGCTGATCCCCAAGCGCCGCACTGGTCGCCCGCGTTGGTGGCCGAGGCGGCTGGCGCGCGCGACAACGGCCGTGTCGGTTCGCGTCTGGTGGATGAAACATCCGAATACCGCATCTGGCTGATCGAGATCGCGCCGGGGGATCGGATGCCGTTTCATACCCATGTGCTGAACTATTTCTGGGTGGCCACCTCCCACGGGCGGGCGCGGTCGCGCAATCCCGATGGCCGTGTGGTCGAGATGGACTATGCCCCCGGCGATACCAGGCACATGCATTTTGCGGCGGGCCAGTTCATGACGCATGATCTGGAAAACATCGGCAACACCGTCCTGACCTTTACCACAGTCGAGAACAAGCTGAGCCCGAACCGCCCCCTGCCGCTGGATTAAGCGCGGGTCAGGCCGTGGAAGGCGCCGCTTTGAAACACCAGCGGCGCACGATCGGCGCGGCGCAGGCTGACAACCTCGCCAAGCATGATCTCATGGTCGCCGCCCGGATAGCGGGCCACTGTCCGGCATTCGATATGGGCCAGCGCGCCCACGATCAGGGGCAGGCCCAGCGTGCCTTGCGCGGTCGGTATGCCTGCGAACTTGTCCTCCGAGGGCCGTGCGAATTGCAGGGCGATATCCTTCTGATCGGCGGCAAGCACGTTCACGGCGAAATGGTCATGCCGCCTGAATTCGGCCAGACTGGGCGCCTTGAGCGCCAAGCTCCACAAGATCAGCGGCGGGTCAAGCGAGACGGTGTTGAAAGAACTCGCCGTCACGCCCAGCCGAAAGCCATCGGCGGTGCCAAGGGTCATCACCGTGACGCCCGTGGCAAAGGCCCCCATCACATCGCGATAGCTGGCCGGATCGCAGGGGCGCAGATCGCCGGCCATGCCATCGGCAACAAAGGAATTGGGGATGTTCATGCGCGACCCGCCCTGATGTTTGACACAGCAAAAATAGGCGTGGCGGGCAATCACAGGAAACAATAATATCTGTCTATAGATATCATTCAGGGTGATACCCGTGAACTTTCGCCAATTGTCGACCTTTGTGGGCATCTTTGAGGAGGGGTCGTTCAACCGCGCCGCCACGCGCCTGAACGCCACGCAATCTGGCCTGTCGATGCAGATCAAGCAGTTGGAAGAAACGCTGGGCACCACGCTGTTTGACCGCTCCGCCCGGGGGGTAACCCCCACGCATGCCGGACAGCGCCTGTACGACACCGCCGTTGATATCCTGCGCCGTCTGGAAGGGGCCGAGGCAGAATTGCGCAACCTGTCCGGCACGATAAGCGGGCCGGTCCGGATCGGCCTGATGCCCACCTTCACGCGCGGCGTGTTGGCCCCGACGCTCAGCCGCTTTCTAGCCGATCATCCAAATGTCGATGTGACGGTGGTCGAGGCTTATTCCGCCGCGCTGATGGATCGTCTGGCCGAAGGTGAGGCGGATTTCGTCGTGGTGCCGCAGGATGGTGGGCGCACGGGGATGCGCAGCCGCCGCCTGGGCACGGATCGCGAATTTCTGGTCTGCCGCCCCGGCGGACCGATCCCGCATCTGACGCCCGTGAGGCTGGCTGATGTCACACCCCTGCGGCTGGTCCTGCCCGCCAAGGGCAATGTGCGCCGGGACCGGCTGGATGATTTTATTGCCTCAAACGGGTTGACGGTCGGCAAGATCATCGACATGGACGCGATGTTTGCCACGCTGGAACTGGTGGCAACGTCCGATTACGCCACAGTGCTGCCCGCCACCATATGCCGCAAGGATATCGACGGACGTGATCGTTGGCTGCATCCCCTGACCGGGCCTGAACTGACGGTCAGCTATGTGGTGGTTGAACCTGCCCGCAAAGCGATGAGCCCGGCAGCCGCCGCCTTCCTGCGTTATCTGGAAGAGGAATATCGCCGCGCCGACGCGGAATGGACGTCCTTGATCGGGCCATCCGAGGCCAATCGAAAAATCTGATAGCAGCCATCATATATTATCGTTTCCGCTGAAGTCTGCCGCGGCCTAGCTTGACCCCCACACCGCAGTGGAGACCGTCGATGCAGCTTGGCTTTTTCACCATGCCGATCCACCCGCTGACCAAGGATTGGCGTCAGTGTCTGCGTGAGGATCAGGAAGCCTTCCTTCTGGCCGATGAGTTGGGCTTCACCGAAGGCTATGTCGGCGAGCATGTCACCGATCTGGCGGAAAACATCACCTCCTGCGCCCTGTTCATCGCGA is a genomic window containing:
- a CDS encoding ABC transporter permease subunit encodes the protein MTCFETIQAYGLRSLGIGERLLPRSDFTLCQHFTLIGSGMIWNIYFGVLALLFGFFLANALALAKASRSPWTRKPAEWFIFVFRGSPLFIQFFLAYEMLVLLPKAGINVMGITIETAWTTRAWAGALFVLFLNTAAYSAEIFYGALKSVPKGDVEAADAYGLTGWSRFRRILWPTMLRLGWPAYTNEAIFLFHATTLVYFSGFPAFQQKGDALYYANFFADKTFNPFIPYPIVGFYFIILTLLLIWVFNRINRYLNRHLPSNMTGRIRLRAQVIR
- a CDS encoding ABC transporter permease subunit; the protein is MFEYCADPSQLSGLTWLSCYLTTGTHFNFYWSFLTVLMLLAVTAPTALAFGFGGAMMARSPVLPVSLIGRGYIAAVRGVPDIVYFLFFVIALDQGLEWAKHLFVCDDLSQPVWQGTEFRVCAAAKVPLATSAAIWHSAYAFAIAVFTFALVFGAFAANVLYGAMQAVPRAQLETGEAYGMTQRQVFRRILVPQMWVFALPGLSNLWLILIKATPLLFLLGIQDIVYWARELGSAKTSGNNPYPHGDWRVFYFLALLVFYLAFTRVSEIVLGRLTQRLSSGQATLGGEQLRKAGA
- a CDS encoding transporter substrate-binding domain-containing protein is translated as MKKMMLATALLALTAGGSLAQDVVRIGTEGAYEPYNYIDQATGELTGYEIELGNELCKRASLNCEFVQNAWDSIIPNLQSGNYDMIMAGMSITDEREEVIDFSQNYIPPASSAYLALTADANVGEGAVVAAQTGTIQAGYVAESGATLLEFATPDETVAAVRNGEADAVFADKDYLAPIAADSNGEVVLLANEVQLGGGVGIGMRETDTELKEKMNAAIQSMKDDGTLNTMITKWFGPEAATF
- a CDS encoding amino acid ABC transporter ATP-binding protein yields the protein MTDHSPDTPVIRIRNLHKSYGQLEVLKGVDLVAPRGHVISLIGSSGSGKSTLLRCCNMLEESQDGEIEFEGEAVRWKGHGSSRHPADKAQVMRMRTNLSMVFQQFNLWSHLTILQNVMEAPVTVLKRDPKEVEEKARAYLAKVGIVEKCDAWPAQLSGGQQQRAAIARALCMEPRALLFDEPTSALDPELEQEVVKVIKALAEEGRTMILVTHDMKLAADVSDHVIFLHKGKIEEEGPPDRLFGNPQTERLRGFLSATA
- a CDS encoding PhnD/SsuA/transferrin family substrate-binding protein, with amino-acid sequence MYDRPELQTETDRYWALIRDGLAARGIAAPEALRRGDAVLMPQWESADLILSQTCGFPYRARLHGRVELVGTPDFGNDGCAPGYYRSILIARADDPRGRFAEFAGAALAYNDGLSQSGWAAPINHATATGIRLRPGVETGSHRASAHAVAEGRAELAAIDALTWSLMCEFEDMSRVKVIGATDPTPALPYITAKGRDAEAIRAAVAEAIAALTPADRARLRLRGIVQIPASAYLAVPIPPSPEQIAQEN
- a CDS encoding TetR/AcrR family transcriptional regulator, producing the protein MTEPETQPDSPTALPPLARRTRLSPAARKQEVLAEAILYFADEGFDGGTRGLAKRMGITQPLLYRYFPSKDDLVNEVYRAVYLDRWQSGWEDTIRDRQLPIETRLHRFYQSYTSVVFDRNWLRIFFFAGLKGLDLNARYLQRVESALLGPIWAETCIAFGQPAPAAQQTGTHDLVWQMHGAIFYHGIRQQIYGDRSVSIDQTITLAIKTYLGAAQDHLG
- a CDS encoding cyclase family protein, producing MAMKVNRAKIYEAAQELSNWGRWGPEDQIGTLNLVTPEDVAAAAKLIKRGKTFALGLPLDEKIQSGLFGGRWNPLHQMLATGTDAVAGVQDGDGKAYLRYADDAINLPMQCSTQWDALAHIFLDDKMWNGYPATLVDVQGAKKNGIEHTRDKMVGRGVLLDVARWKGVDSLPDGYPITNADLDATAAAQGVDIRRGDFVIVRTGHQERCLAKGDWTGYAGGDAPGLAFETAYWIRQHDIAAICADTWGCEVRPNETDEANQPWHWVVIPAIGITMGEIFFVKELAEDCAADGVYEFFFCAPPMNVPGGCGSPINPQAIK
- a CDS encoding FAD-dependent monooxygenase: MSRRAVICGGSIGGLFCAAFLRKAGWDTVVLERSRSELSGRGAGIVTHDLLLDLIARAGAPITELGVQVQDRAAFDLAGDRVATLPLPQIVTSWDRVHSLLRALVPDGGYRLDKAVARYDDHGDSVKLTCEDGSQFEADVLIGADGFRSALRGQMQPEVQPVYSGYVVWRCLAREADLHPDLRDQVFDSFGFFLPQGTQILGYPIAGPGNDLRPGHRRYNFVWYAPVEAGELADMLTDAKGIHHPVTIPPPLVRDDVLDRMQGFARNHLAKPFLEVLARSERPFFTPIYDHLSPVFAAGRVALAGDAACVARPHVGMGVTKAAADAEALARHLTAGTVTQALAAYSTERHAAAALAHATAQRLGRYIFAGPDEGSNQDGRNNPNLARIMAETAVVPAAPDYPVT
- a CDS encoding flavin reductase family protein codes for the protein MNIPNSFVADGMAGDLRPCDPASYRDVMGAFATGVTVMTLGTADGFRLGVTASSFNTVSLDPPLILWSLALKAPSLAEFRRHDHFAVNVLAADQKDIALQFARPSEDKFAGIPTAQGTLGLPLIVGALAHIECRTVARYPGGDHEIMLGEVVSLRRADRAPLVFQSGAFHGLTRA
- a CDS encoding LysR family transcriptional regulator; the protein is MNFRQLSTFVGIFEEGSFNRAATRLNATQSGLSMQIKQLEETLGTTLFDRSARGVTPTHAGQRLYDTAVDILRRLEGAEAELRNLSGTISGPVRIGLMPTFTRGVLAPTLSRFLADHPNVDVTVVEAYSAALMDRLAEGEADFVVVPQDGGRTGMRSRRLGTDREFLVCRPGGPIPHLTPVRLADVTPLRLVLPAKGNVRRDRLDDFIASNGLTVGKIIDMDAMFATLELVATSDYATVLPATICRKDIDGRDRWLHPLTGPELTVSYVVVEPARKAMSPAAAAFLRYLEEEYRRADAEWTSLIGPSEANRKI